In the Ostrinia nubilalis chromosome 15, ilOstNubi1.1, whole genome shotgun sequence genome, one interval contains:
- the LOC135078840 gene encoding arylphorin subunit alpha-like, with amino-acid sequence MRTVVVLASLVALAVAGTVPVSPFNTQVKTYSVEPATKVKQYKVLELFEAITQVNKNAGYYAVGKDYNIMANIANYEEHDVVEKFYKMYQQGFVPKTYLFSIFDDKMKAEAMALYDVFYYAKDFETFYKTAAWARVHVNEGLFAYTFYIALVQRPDTKDLVFPAFYEIRPEFYTNTESFTKMFYGKMRGPPFEDFEQYGIEEAGDYYFYYANYSDYHTYNHEEYKLAYFTEDIGWNTFYSYFHSIMPFWEHGDKLTYGLFKERRGEYYYYFYQQLLARYYLERLSNGLGEIPTFSWNQPFKYGYYPFMTTNYYPFVQRPNYYYMQTEKNLDDLRFVRNYEDIFMNYLEMGQFKAYNQEVDFYNSKAINFVGNFFQSNPDLYEKVGPTHYHRSYEMAARRILGAAPNSYKDYSFVPTALDFYQTSLRDPAFYQIYNKILSFIFKYKQFLQPYTQDTLHYIGVKVNNVEISKLNTFFDLHPFNASNTVIFSDSELVSPKKSFMVLQPRLNNEDFTVKINVKSDIEEQATFKVFVGPKYDGKGLPIDFEDNWMNFVQVDWFHHKLTKGENVIERSSEDFFHFKEDSLSIEEIYKLLDQNKLPLDMNESYDELPKRLMLPRGTKSGFPVQFFVFVYPTKALPKELEEFKDVLLDDRAFGYPLDRPVSPYFMQPNMYVKDAEIYHKGPEFPYSFNSVIHSNEVIKH; translated from the exons ATGAGGACTGTCGTCGTTCTGGCGTCTCTGGTGGCCCTGGCTGTTGCCGGGACCGTCCCCGTATCCCCATTCAACACTCAGGTCAAAACTTACTCAG TTGAGCCTGCGACCAAGGTGAAGCAGTACAAAGTATTGGAGCTTTTTGAAGCTATCACCCAAGTGAACAAGAATGCGGGGTACTACGCAGTTGGCAAGGACTACAACATCATGGCTAACATCGCCAATTACGAG GAACATGATGTTGTTGAGAAATTCTACAAGATGTACCAACAAGGTTTCGTTCCCAAGACCTACCTTTTCTCAATCTTCGATGACAAGATGAAGGCTGAAGCGATGGCTCTGTACGACGTGTTCTACTACGCCAAGGACTTCGAAACCTTCTACAAGACCGCTGCCTGGGCTCGCGTCCACGTCAACGAAGGCCTCTTCGCTTACACCTTCTACATCGCCCTTGTCCAACGCCCAGACACTAAGGACCTGGTATTCCCAGCTTTCTATGAAATCAGGCCTGAATTCTACACCAACACCGAATCCTTCACAAAGATGTTCTACGGCAAAATGCGTGGACCACCATTCGAAGACTTCGAGCAGTACGGAATCGAGGAGGCTGGTGACTACTACTTCTACTACGCCAATTACTCAGATTACCACACATATAACCACGAGGAATACAAACTCGCTTACTTCACTGAGGACATTGGCTGGAACACTTTCTACAGCTACTTCCACTCCATCATGCCTTTCTGGGAACATGGAGACAAACTGACTTACGGCCTTTTCAAGGAGAGACGTGGAGAGTACTACTACTACTTCTACCAACAACTCTTGGCCCGTTACTACCTGGAGAGACTTTCAAACGGCTTGGGCGAGATCCCCACTTTCTCTTGGAACCAGCCATTCAAATACGGTTACTACCCGTTCATGACCACCAACTACTACCCCTTCGTGCAGAGGCCTAACTACTACTACATGCAGACTGAGAAGAACCTTGACGACCTGCGCTTTGTTCGCAACTACGAAGATATCTTCATGAACTATCTGGAGATGGGCCAGTTCAAGGCT tacaaCCAAGAGGTGGACTTCTACAACTCTAAGGCGATCAACTTCGTCGGCAACTTCTTCCAATCGAACCCCGACCTGTACGAGAAGGTTGGACCTACCCACTACCACCGCTCCTACGAAATGGCTGCTCGTCGCATCTTAGGCGCAGCTCCTAACTCATACAAGGA cTACTCATTCGTCCCAACTGCCCTGGACTTCTACCAGACTTCCCTTAGGGACCCTGCATTCTACCAGATCTACAACAAGATCCTCAGCTTCATCTTCAAGTACAAGCAATTCCTGCAGCCCTACACTCAGGACACTCTTCACTACATCGGCGTTAAGGTCAACAATGTTGAAATCAGCAAACTGAACACATTCTTCGACCTTCACCCCTTCAATGCCTCCAACACTGTGATCTTCTCCGATAGCGAGTTGGTTAGTCCTAAGAAATCCTTCATGGTTCTGCAGCCCCGTTTGAACAACGAAGACTTCACCGTTAAGATTAACGTTAAGTCCGACATTGAGGAGCAAGCTACCTTCAAGGTTTTCGTTGGTCCTAAATACGATGGCAAGGGCCTCCCGATTGATTTTGAAGACAACTGGATGAACTTCGTTCAAGTGGACTGGTTCCACCACAAGCTCACCAAGGGAGAGAATGTGATTGAGCGCAGCTCCGAGGACTTCTTCCACTTCAAGGAGGACTCTCTGTCCATTGAAGAGATCTACAAGCTCCTGGACCAGAACAAACTGCCACTTGACATGAACGAGAGCTACGACGAACTGCCGAAGAGGCTTATGCTCCCAAGGGGTACCAAGAGCGGATTCCCTGTTCAATTCTTCGTCTTCGTGTACCCTACTAAGGCTCTGCCCAAGGAGTTGGAAGAGTTCAAGGATGTTCTCCTGGATGACAGGGCGTTCGGATACCCCCTGGACCGCCCCGTCTCCCCCTACTTCATGCAGCCTAACATGTACGTCAAGGATGCCGAGATCTACCACAAGGGACCCGAGTTCCCTTACTCCTTTAACTCTGTCATCCACAGCAACGAAGTCATCAAACACTGA